The genomic stretch ctcggcaactacgaacttggtctgcagaaagcaggaccgaggacgaagcaagctcctcaagcaccggcagactctgaagccgagctgctatctctcggccgtacagcggcaggatgacttcgggaccctgctcggctttatcggtcatcagtttcagcagatcaccgacaaaggctgaaaattggttgctcagaaagagtttctccgcgaaagcacggagaacctccccttgggcaaccacggcagcagcatccctccgtttcgtctgctctcgctggatgacgagctggtttttggcaaactgagcttcatcctgggccgaaatcctagcagctctggccttctcaaagttagcctcagcctgttcggcccgatgacaagcagccgccaacttcctctgcatctcagcatagtcattggacgctttggagagttcgacggcgacgagcttggagagcatatcgttcctctgaaaatggataaagaaaaaagtcaacaaaggggccacaaaaaatacaggaaaaaagcaaggccagaaaatcaagaagagaattcacctcggcgaagtccgtgggccataaaaacggctcacagatatgttccgaaggaggcgccaagaccacgtctttctctggcgctctcgggggcttctgggccttccccttcccctttgccgaagtcgactccggcttcttcggatccgaagaggttttttgccttttcggagtcctctcggcatcagacgccgagctggtggttttcggcctctccggctccttggactccgaagatttgcggctcagcttattcaatatgttcactaccgaaaaacaaggaaacaaggttagttttcgccgctaaagcagtaaggcataaaaaacaaatcctcaccctcagtctcttcgtccgaagacgagatattgaacacgaggtcgcccttgacgagctcagtttccgagtattgtttcctaatcataggaatcttattgagctcgccctcgagctcggccaacggttctaaccgaggatggggaatcacggacttcggccctctccaaggaaagcccggagccgaagtcctattataaaaaaagaaacggttttgccatttcggccacttggttttgcagaaggccctaaaaggctgtaaggggatcaagtaaaaccaagatcccttccttttaaactggaaaaaattaaggattgcccgcagagacaaatccttatctagcctacggagttcggcagcaaaagccgacaagtgcctccaagaattcggagtcacctgacctaaagggagttgaaaaaaatcaagaagctctacaaaaggtgggggaagagggaaacgaagcccgcattctaagcaggcttcgtaaacggtggcataaccctccggcgggtcgttagccctatgatcatcgtcgggaaccaccgccttccccccgggaagaagatatttttcgtgtagagatatcacggtgtccttactcaagacgctgtgaaagtattctacagtcttctccccggactctttccggctagaagaccccttgccccctttcctaccgctacctaactcggaagaagaagaagaagacatggttcttactctttgcaaaatctgaagaaattctgaagaaattcttgaaagcggaaggaaatttttacgcaaaggagatagagtgcagaagaagctatagcaaaagtgttcaactgatgaagaaaggacgtatttatcagattcggagaagatttcaaaatcatcgcactgtttcgaatcccacctttttaggattcaacggccggattttactgtcgcatttaatgcagtcacgcgcaaggcacgtcccctgacgtcagcctcccccgtacctttatccagaatgccgaagtgactcgcttcgccgaagtgattcacttcgtctttcgggggggtagtgatggggtacggactaaacaagcccaacagcagtgacggcccatcagcccaaagcccaaggaagagtatcagttcggcattaccaaagagttcggccctagcctacagctcggtaaaagccgaccagtcaagctctactctcagatcggctaaagctgctcggcaatagttcagcagttcggtctcagtattcgaccgaactggaagatagtcaactcatgcaggatagtggaccaagtacagagatagtggactcatgcaggatctcatgcaagatagtggacccatgcaggatctccatgacctccacgacatccacaaccatcattagtggtgatgcaagccacgatcttagttcaaggtataaatagaactcagatcagataaagaagGTTAAGTTCGAAGGgagttctctagagataaaatatcaaatagcaagtctgtattgtaagctgtagaaaacagatcaagcaatacaactctgccctcttttcttcccgtggacgtagatttacctcagtaaatcgaaccacgtaaatctcggtgtcgtgatctgtattttcctgcattcatcaccatcaaaaattcgccaaaccatcacccCACCATATGGATTTTGGTTCACTTAAATACAAGATGTGATTATTAGTTATATCCTGCAAGAATACTTTTTATTGATGTATAATCTTTTGATAAATACATCACTAAGATTTAAATAATCTAAATTCGACGCATAAATTATATTCTCCATGATTGTTTGGACTTTATTCAACTTTAAAtatgattatatatttatataagtccCATTCATATGGGTTttgtaatttttcttttctttcctttttgctCATAACGACTATCTAGTGTGAAATGGTTATGTAATAAACTAGTAGTTGAAGCAGATTAGAATATTGTAGAAAAAGTATTGTGTAAAATTGTAGAACGAGTGAAAATGGGTTTCAAGAATCATACTATTTGAATTCAAATACTATCAAATACCttcaaaattacatatttatcATTGAATAAGAGTTTTGAATCTAAATATCTACATTTTGATTCACCGGGTTGTCTTTTGCAAATTTCGTATTAGTTTATGCAGCCCTAATATTGCTAGCTAATGTATGTAGGGTTGCTTAAAAGGTTAATTGGTTATCGATTAATTCAGTTAATGGTTGATTAATACGTGTGAATTGGTTATTAACAGATGGTTTCTCTCGATTATCATAACTGACAAATAATCTAGTGAGTGTCTCTAAGTCAACCCATAATCTATCATGTAAGTCtctaagaaaaatatatatattttgctaTTATAAGTAATTATATGAAATGATCCCTTATAATGAGTATATTAGTAACATTGATTGTATTAGAAATTAGAATGATGTTGTGATATCCCATGTCTTAAGGAACACCATAGAGAGTAAAACCCCTACCCCAAATATAGTCACAAAAGTCAATAAAAACATAACAACACGTGCATGGGCGAGCAGCTGCGGTAGCGCACAACCAGCATAGATCCACGCCGCTGTCCAGCACTACCGCTGCTCTGCCCTCGCATCTcgatataaatataaataatggCAAATATGTATGAAGAGGGCCGAATATCGACGGCGGTGGGCATCGACAAAGACAAGAACAGCCAAGCCGCTGTGAAATGGGCCCTCGAAAAACTGAGGTTGAAAGACAACCACATTCTCCTTGCCCACGTTAAAATTCAACAAGGCTTTGATTCACGTATGTGTTTCAtctcttttaaatttttttttattaattaggtTATTGGATTTGATAGATTCAGAATAGggaaaatatttggaattcGATGTAAAAGTAATTCATAAATGGGAGAAATTTTCAAATAGGATTAAAATCTTAGGTAATTGTCTAATCctcatattttgttttattaattctCTAATCAAGTCTGGAGCCATTGCTAATTCTGGTATTCTGCAGATGGTGTTCATAGAGAGGGGAGAGACCCAACTCCAGCTGAAGCACAACAAATATTCCTTACTTATCGCGGTTTCTGTGCTCGAAAAGGGGTAAACGACAAACCTAATTCCCGAACTAGAACTTCTAATGCGCCATTAGCGGATCTAAAACATAATTTTGGGATCGGATCCATTGGATGGAATTTGTTTGTGGTGAGAAGTGAACGAACAAAGAGCGAAAAATGTTTACAAATTTCTCCATATGTGAGGGCATGGCGTTTCTGGTCGACCCTAACGGAAAATTAAGCCCGCCCCCTAAATCCGCCACTGTAATTGCATCATTGTGCAACATCTCTAGTTGCATCTACATAATTCTTCACGATGAACTTACCTTGTTTCTTTTATCTTGGTGGCTGCAGATTCATGTAAAAGAGGTGGTTCTGCAAGGCAACGACGTGGCAACGACGCTCGCAGAGTACGCCAGCTGGAACTCCATCGTGAACGTGGTCGTAGGAGCTTCGAGTAGAGGTGCCATAGCAAGGTAGCAAGCACCCCTAGCTTCATCATTTGGTTACATTCTTCCATGCCAGATTTGAACTCTTCTCTTTCTCAGGGCCTTCAAGAACCCCGATGTCCCGAGTTCTTTAATGAAGATCGCGCCCGATTTCTGCAACGTGTACTCCGTGTCGAAGGTGAAGGCGCAGAAAGTGAAATCTGCCAGCGAAACCAGAACTCCCGGCAGCACAACCAGCTCTGGCTCGCAAGAAAGCCCGTTTCCGGCAAAATTTCGCCCGTAAGAACTTTGTGTACTGATTTCGTTCTTGTTTCTTTTCTTGATTGGCAATGTCTGTTTACAGTCAGGAGAGCTGGAAAAGCTCCTTCTCTTACACGTCCGACCTGGAAGGGGGCAGGTACGGGTCGTCAACTTTCAACAGCAGAGAATCTCGTCAGATGACGCCGAGGGAGTCAGCAAACGCTAGCTACGAATCTACGGGCTTAGGCCACAGCTATCACAGCAAAAGCAATTTCTCCGGGTCCAGCGACGGTGAAAGCAGGCAAATGCCTCGACCGAAGAAGCTCGCCTCGAATGTACCAGACGTCCTACTGTCGATGAAGCACCACGATCTTCAGCAAGTTCGAACCAAAGACGTCAGCCCACCGTATTCCATGGCTTCTTTCAGTGATAATTCGGATATACAGAGTTTCCCTTCGGACGTATCGTACGAACATCTAGACCAGTACCAGATGGCGGAGTCTTCGAGCTGCTCACAAACCGCTGTAagtttttacgtcattataagGATAAAAGAGATAGTAGCGCGCTCAACAACGAACCTCTGTATTTACAGGACGTAGAGGACGAGCTCAAGAGATTGAAACACGACATGAAGCGAATCACAATGATGTATAATGCAGTCTGTCAAGAGTCTGAGACGGCTTCGGATAAGGTAAGTAAATGGAGATAATTTTGtaaagagtaaaggtcaattttggtcctaaatatatatgaccaaaatacaaatttggtccaaaacatttacttttgaaaaacaggtccataacaaatgaaatctttatacgtcaaaaaactaacggtcaaacCTTTGTGCAATTAGCGTTGACAattagttttttgacggaaccgtccaaaaaaATGACTACTTCGtcgatattttcatttgttataaacctgtttttcaaaaattgaatGTTTTGAACCgaattcgtattttggtcatatgtttagaaCAAAAATTGGCCATTACTCTTTTGTAAATAAACATTAGGTATTCATGATACTTACCTGTTGTGTTGTCGCAGGACGCCATCAACGGTGACCATACCAAAGAGACGGCGATGGCCATGGTTGAGAGGGAGAAGTTGAAGTGTCAGGCCGCAGTCGAGCTAGCACAGACGGCACAGCGCATAGCAAAGCTGGAGTCGGTGAAGAGAAAATCTGCGGAGCAGAAATTCAGAGTGGAGGCCGAAGAAAAGGAGAAGGCGATTCACGCGCTAGCACATACCGAGGTCCAGTACAGGAAGTACGCGATGGAAGAGATCCAACAAGCGACAAATTACTTTGCTGGTTCAGAAAAGATCGGTGAGGGCGGATACGGGCCTGTCTTTAAAGCGAGTCTTGATCACACACGCGTTGCCATTAAGGTTCTCAGGCCAGACATGTCACAAGGAGAAAAGCAGTTCCAGAGAGAGGTCGAGGTGCTGAGCCGTATGAGGCATCCCCATATGGTTATCCTGTTAGGTGCTTGCCCCGAGTACGGTTGCCTCGTGTACGAGCACATGGAAAACGGAAGTTTAGAAGACAGGCTAAACTGCCTAAACGGCAGCCCCCCCTTGTCGTGGAGAGACCGTTTCAGGATAGCCGTAGAAATCGCCACCGCTCTGAATTTTCTGCACCGGACAAGACCAGAGCCCCTCGTGCACCGTGACCTCAAGCCGGCCAATATCCTCTTGGACAGAAATTACGTGAGCAAGATCAGTGATGTCGGCCTATCCAGGCTGGTGCCACCAGCAGTGGCTGATTCCATCACTCAATGCTGCATGACTGCAGCAGCGGGCACGTTTTGCTACATAGATCCTGAGTATCAGCAGACGGGAATGCTGGGAACAAAATCGGACGTGTATTCGTTCGGTGTGGTGTTGCTGCAAATTCTTACCGCGAAGCCAGCTATGGGACTGACCTATGTAGTTGACTCAGCAATTGAGGATGGCAAGTTTGCGGAGGTGCTTGATCGGACGGTGAAGGACTGGCCAGTCGAGGCGGCCCTAGCTATGGCGAAATTGGCCTTACAATGCTGTGAACTGAGGAAGAGAGATCGGCCGGATCTTGATTCGGTGATATTACCTGAACTGCATAGGATAAGAGAAACAGACTCACAGATCAAACCTGAAGACAGATTCTAATAAATGCATTCACCAATTCAAATCTGTACAGATGGCTTGCCTCAGATCGGCCGACACGACTACATGAGAACATAATCAATAAACAGAATGTGTTTACGATGGAGATGAAGCTTGCAAATACCTTAGACGAGGCGAGAGACGCACATTtttacctttttcctttttctgcaGAACCTGAAACTTGAGCTTATACACAGAGAAAGAGCGAGCAAGAGATTACCAAAACGAGAAGGGGTTTGGTGCCGATGTATAAACGGAACAGCAAAGCAAACCAAATGGGGCTGTCAAAATCTTGTTTTGGCAGTGTTTGAATTAGTTTATGTAGGAATTACAACGTTCACGGAGATAAATACCATGACTAATTTTCCTGCCAGCTTTACAAAGGCACTTATCGTTTCAATATTCTCTTACATAAGAACTGATGGATGATTTGTTTCCTTAAACATAATATCAGCAAATTTTAACAGGCCCATCGTCTGCTTGCTTTCATCCATTAATGTGAAGCTTGACATATTCCCTGAAATGGAGTATCTTAGGTTATCAACATGTATACTAACGAGTTACAATAAAAGAACTGCTTGAGAATTGAAAAATGTATAATTACCTTGTAATCATCATCTCTTGTATCAATCACGACTGGGATTAAAAACCCTTAGAAGCTGTTAAAAATTGACAAAAAGTAACTACGAGTCGATCTTCTTGAATATGGCACGTATCCAGCGCCTAATGGAAAGCAAGAACGAAATTACAATCACTGAGTGTAGTCTGACAGAGCACCAAATACAGAATTGACAGAAGTAGCAAAATCTGATTATACCGGTCAAATGTCATGTTTCGAGAGTGGTTCACTACTTGTCTGCAGTGTGTATCCAGATCCACGATGCAAAAA from Salvia splendens isolate huo1 chromosome 15, SspV2, whole genome shotgun sequence encodes the following:
- the LOC121768959 gene encoding U-box domain-containing protein 52-like; translation: MANMYEEGRISTAVGIDKDKNSQAAVKWALEKLRLKDNHILLAHVKIQQGFDSHGVHREGRDPTPAEAQQIFLTYRGFCARKGIHVKEVVLQGNDVATTLAEYASWNSIVNVVVGASSRGAIARAFKNPDVPSSLMKIAPDFCNVYSVSKVKAQKVKSASETRTPGSTTSSGSQESPFPAKFRPQESWKSSFSYTSDLEGGRYGSSTFNSRESRQMTPRESANASYESTGLGHSYHSKSNFSGSSDGESRQMPRPKKLASNVPDVLLSMKHHDLQQVRTKDVSPPYSMASFSDNSDIQSFPSDVSYEHLDQYQMAESSSCSQTADVEDELKRLKHDMKRITMMYNAVCQESETASDKDAINGDHTKETAMAMVEREKLKCQAAVELAQTAQRIAKLESVKRKSAEQKFRVEAEEKEKAIHALAHTEVQYRKYAMEEIQQATNYFAGSEKIGEGGYGPVFKASLDHTRVAIKVLRPDMSQGEKQFQREVEVLSRMRHPHMVILLGACPEYGCLVYEHMENGSLEDRLNCLNGSPPLSWRDRFRIAVEIATALNFLHRTRPEPLVHRDLKPANILLDRNYVSKISDVGLSRLVPPAVADSITQCCMTAAAGTFCYIDPEYQQTGMLGTKSDVYSFGVVLLQILTAKPAMGLTYVVDSAIEDGKFAEVLDRTVKDWPVEAALAMAKLALQCCELRKRDRPDLDSVILPELHRIRETDSQIKPEDRF